The region AAACAGATTTCCCAAGATCAAGTGATGATGTCACACAGTCCTCTGCGGATGTTCAAGCGTTATCATGAAAAATGTGTCCTGGTATCTGGACAAGGACCCCTTCTTGATATTGCTCAAGAGTATCTTTAAAACAAgagtttaaaaaaccccacaactttCTGTCAAAGTGGTTTCCTTAATCAGGTTCAGGGGATCCTATGGATGAAGtgaaaatcaaatatttcaaCCCTACTAATGCAGTAATAAATAGTAATGATAGTTCCTAGTATGGTGCCAAATTTATGTTTTGAATGTGGTTTTATACTAAGTGCCCAAAGAACTTGAATTACATTGATATCATGGTGGTATCAAAATTTCAAACTGTAACTTAATAACCTTAACTTTTGCATAAGCTTTGCTCAGGCTTCCATTAACTCCCTTCTGCACTTCTTCCTTTAGTGGGTTTTTCATTAAAGTTGGTGTAAATCATAAgttataaaaatgtatatgcAACTTTTAAGCATAAACTCTATTTGAAGtacaaaactgagaaaaaagtaTTGAGAGAACATTCCAGTTAACAGTCAAAATTCATTAGGCTTGGCTAAGTGAGAAGTAGATGAgcagactgaaaacaaaacagaagaactTTGGTCTCTCATTTATCAGCAGTGAGACCATCATCTTTTTGTCTCACGGGAGGAAAATTTGTCTTTGGTGTTGCTCTCATTGCTAACTAATGTGTCAGTTGAATACCTTTAAATGGTTAAGGTGGAATGAGCAGTTTGAAAACCTTTtcctgtgagcagctgtgtgtcCTTAGCCGGTGTGCCCCAGCCTTGGTTTCTGCCAGCCCATCACCATTGACACCCTGCGGGAGAAACGCCCTCTGCTCGATGCAGTTGACCATGACAGAAGACCCAGCGTCCTGGTGagtggggatttttgtttcaaaCCCCTCTGTTTGCTCCTTGCATGAGATCCCACAACAGGGATCAATATTTAACTACCAAGCTAATGCTGCTGTTCTTACATTGTATTTTgactttgcttttctgcttccttatttgttttattacaaCATTCTCAAGAACAATTCTTTTCTCTCAGTAGTAATTCTTTAACCCAGCCCTTGATTTTGTGACCTGCTGTTGTGGGAAAGCTCACACAATCTAATACAGATACCTAATGCAAAATCTGTCTTGGAAAGCTGATTAGCTTCCTCAGAAAGTGTGGAAGATAACATAAGCTTTTCCCTGAATGTTTGATTGTGTTGTTATTGTTTCTAACCCATGAGGCTGCTTTGATTGGAAATGAATGCTTtgaagataaataattttccctCAAAGGGCTCCTTTTGCTGTTTATAGCATTATTTAAATGTCAGCAGTAGGTGCAGTGGTTCCAGTTGATTTGTGCAGAATTTAAAGCAGAAGTGAATAGCTGGGTGTGCTGCTCATGTTCAGGGCCAGCCTACAAAGTGGATTTCCCCCACTTGTAACAAGGACGTTCTCTGGCTCACACAGAATCCATAACTCAGCTGTGTCACCTTTTGCTGGGCTCCTCACCCATGTGGATGGGGGAGGTCAAGAACCTGTTAAAGTGTTTGTCACCACAGAGAGTAAATAACGAAGTGCAGACTCTTAATTGTTTAGCAAATATATTACATGTTATACAGTGCATTCTTTATTAGAAGTGTTAAAGAAACACATCtcaaaaactatttttcaaatatcttGGTACTACTGGAGTCCTCTTACTCCTGTGGAAAAATACACATCCATACTTCTATACACAAGTAGTTAAACAACTAATTAAACAAGTAATTTAAACAACTGAAATGACAACACAAGTAATTTTACCAACTGGAGTTAAAAAACTCCAGGGGCAGctcaggagaagcaggaggcaGGTGCAGGTACAGCAcagtcactgctgtccctgtgcttcaGAGAGGAAGCACAAGTTTCTGAGTGAGCTGATGTCAGGTGTATACCAATCCAGAGTGCCTTTCCTgttggagggacaggaggcagctgtgggagctgtgctcGAGTTTATTCTGTTAAAAAGAGATGTTTAATCTTGTagaaaacttttcctttttttcttattgcagTCCCCATCTGCTGTGGAGCTTCCCAAGATTGAGGGTCAGTTATCTTTATTTATCTTCATAACCTGCATCTATCcattaataaatgaaatattgtattttattgtattttattttaagaaattatttttagattgTTGGGCACTTCAAAAATTGTCTGAGACAATCCAAAAATTTCCTTCTTAATGACATCTCTCATTCATTTGGAAGCATCATGTGTTGTAAAGCTGGTTTTTATTGTGTGCAGTTTTCAGCCACTGGGTTTTGAAGTTTGAAGGGTATATGAggtcttctttccttttcatctgCCTTTAACAGGCTATTGTTAAATTAATAAATGAGGGATGAACTGATGTTCGTTATTCAGAATTAGTTGTTCTTACAAGTAGTCAGGATGCAGCTGTCGTACGAGAAGGGTCTTGTGTTCACTCTTATCTCATCTGAACTACAGGAAAGTAGAAATTGGAccttaagattttaaaatagcCATGTCAGATTATTGCTGGAGaccaaagcaaattttaaaaacaacaatatTCAAATTTTGTTCTGAGATGAACAAATCAACATCTCTGGTGTTGTATTTAAATACTGTGTGTAAACAGAGAACTCATAAGTTATGGAAGACTTAGAAATACAATTCAGAAGTTAATATTGTAATTTCTGGAGAAACTTcacctgtaaaataaaattcctaAACCTGTAGATTTTGCAGTGGGGTCTTATTACTTCTGAGATGTTCTGTGAATGAATGGGCATGTGATATATTAAGCCCCTAAATTAATGCGACTGTTTGTTCTGTTCCTGGTTATATGAAATGACTTGTTCAGTCTCTTTAGGCCAAGTTTTAGGCCCAGTATCAGAGACTCAGTGCTGTGTTAGACATTCCATGACTGTTCTGTACCTGTGGTTCTCACAGCTGTGGTGCTCTTTGGGGAGCCAGTCAGATGGGAGACCAGCCTGCAGCTGATAATTGATGTTCTGCTGACAAGTGGCTATCCTGGAAATCCCTATGGGCAGGAAAACTACCCTCACATTCCCGTGCTGGCCTGTAACATGGACCTGATGTGGGTGGCTGAGGCACAGTCCCCAAGGTAAGTGCTTTCTTCATATAATTGGGATTTATTTGGGGCTTCCTCATTTTTCCAGTAGGATCCAGAGCCAACACTTGAATACAGAATGCTTGATGGAGCTTCAGAGTGGGGCTTGGCTTTGAATGCAACGTCTCTAATGCACTTTCAGCTAATGCTGCCTTGTTGCTGGCTGCATTATTGCATCCAGGAAATCAGTTCTCaagagaaaagctgcttttaagcTCTAAACCCTTCTGTTTCTTCACTCCCAGAACAGTGGAGAAAGAGAGGTTTTTCCTGAGGTCCTCAGAGCCTTGGTTCAAAGACAAAAAACTTATCAAGGctattgtttcttttcattaggTCCCTCTTTggtatttctcttttcctggtAGGGTAAAGAGCTGACCCTGCTGGTTGAAAGCAGTGAGTGGTTCTGAGCTGAGGACAATGCAGTGAGCTCTTTAAGGAACACAAGAAAAAGCAAGTAGAACGTGCAGAACAAGGTGCCAGGACCTCTTagagtggttttgtttggttttgctttcaataGAAGGTACTTCTTTAATAGGTTtgtttcccctcccttccctgtctGTAATTTGAAATAGAAACTTGTTACTGTGACTTGATTGCTGCCTCAGTCCTGGGTCAAAGATCTGCTCAGATACCAGTCTTTGGAAGCAGAGGCTATTTCTGATTAGCCCATTGGAAAAGATATATGTGTGATGGCTTCAGGCTACACTGAGGCAGCCAGGATACCTCCAGTGAGCAATTGTAAAATGAGATAAATCTGTTGTGCCATCCCTGTaatgtgtgtttattttggtGTCAGTTGTTCAGCTAATCAGCACTTAATTTTCAACGAACCAGCTGCAGAAATGTTGCATGCTGAGTGGAGTTTGATAGTTGCAGGACACAATTTATTcctaaaaaataatgaaataaaaagccttGGTTGATGTTTTAAATCTCTGCTTAATGCAATTTGATTTGGTATTATAACTGTGTAGCTTTGGGCACAGAACATTCCTGGTTTGGATTTATATCTGTGTAGGTTTGGGCACAGAACATTCATGGTTTGGTTTTATATCTATGTAGCTTTGGGGATGGAACATTCATGGTTTGGTTTTATGTCTGTGTAGCTTTGGGCATGGAACATTCATGGTTTGAATTTATATCTGTGTAGGTTTGGACACAGAACATTCACATTCATGGTTTGGTTTTATATCTGTAGCTTTGGACACAGAATGTTCATGGTTTGGTTTTATATCTGTAGCTTTGGACACAGAACATTCATGGTTTGGTTTTATATCTGTAGCTTTGGACACAGAACATTCATGGTTTGGTTTTATATCTGTAGCTTTGGACACAGAATGTTCATGGTTTGGTTTTATATCTGTGTAGCTTTGGATACAGAATGTTCATGGTTTGGTTTTATATCTGTGTAGGTTTGGGCACACAACATTCATGGTTTGGTTTTATATCTGTGTAGGTTTGGGCATGGAACATTCATGGTTTGCTTGGAAAACATTTACAAGAAGATCACTGGCAAAGACCTGAAGTACGAGGCGCTGGTGGGCAAACCCAGCAGGCTGACATACCAGTATGCAGAGCACCTGATCCGGGCCCAggccctgcagaggagctgggagcagcccatCCAAACCCTCTATGCCGTGGGGTAAGCTGTGCTGAGCCCCACAGGTACAGCAGGAAATCCCAGACCCTCTGTGCTGAGGGGTCAGGTGTGCTGAGCCTGACAAATACACCAGGAAATTACTCACAGTGTAAATGCCAGCCAAGAAAAACACACAACTCTTACCATTAAGACCATCTAACTTTCTTGGTGCTATGGTATATTTTTTGTGACATTTCTAATCTTAAAAATTAGTGATGCTTTGCTCTTTTTATGTGTAATTTCTACAGAAGCACAAAAGGTATTTTATATGCAACTAAgatttctcctgatttttttttttctgtaataggCTGTGTAAATCTAACAAAAAGGGTTTGCCTGGGCGTTTATTCTGTTAGGTTTAGTTGGTGTAACACCAACTGCCTTTGAGCAGAGGACAGTTAGAGACTGTAGAGCTAGACTTTATCTCTGAGGTCATTTAGGTTGGTCATACGCTACTGCATGTGCTGCCACATCACAGAATCCTTTTCAGAGAAGAAGATAAGGCTGTATTGTATTAAAGACTGTTTCAGAATCTCCAAGATGTTTGGCAATATAATAAGCTATTCATGGGCTGCTCATACCTTGAATTTGTCTCCCCTCGCCCCAGTCTGCAATATGGAGAGTGATTCATTTTCATCCTGTCACGCTTCATGAAAACGGTGCAATAAAATAGCTGTGGGGCTGGACTTCTCCCTGTCAGCCTGATTGCACACAAAGTGGTGTAAAGTATCCAATAAACTGTTAGATGGAAATGGTAAGGATGCCTTTTGACAGCTGAAGCTGCAGTGCTGACCGAGTTTCTCGTTTGCAGGGACAATCTGATGACGGATGTGTACGGAGCGAACCTGTACAACCGCTACCTGGAGGAGAGCTCCGGGATGGGCTTTGGCCTCCAGGCCAAGGCTTCCGCAGGcagagcccctgccctgctctctcaGGACCATGAGCCTGGCCTCAGCTGGGAGAACGAGCTGgcatctgcagctgctgcccactGCAGGTCTGTGCTGGTCTGTACCGGGGTGTACAGCCCCCACAGCGAGGTGCCCCTGCCCGCCAGGGACAGCGTCACTGAGAACGTGTTCCACGGGCACAGGGATTTCACCTTCGAGCCTGGCTTGGTGGAGCCAGACCACATTGTGCCAGATGTGGATGCTGCTGTAGACCTGGTCTTCCAGCTGGAGAACTTTGCACCTCATTGAGGTGACCCGATTTCTTAAGGACcactcagtgctgtgctttTCTTGCCCAAAACACACTGTGCTTTACAAGAGTGCCACAAACTGCTGCCTTCTACGTTTTTTAACCTCTGAATTAATACAGTCTTCTATTAGGTATGCTTATCAGTAGTACATGTAGGTACATGTGtgtatttaattatattaaatgTCAATAATGCTTTTTATAGTGCTTCTAAATATGTAATTTATGGCTGGAGTTGCCCTTTAGTGTCTTCCTCTTTGTTATGTTAGGGACTTTAACAGCAATATTTCATAGTAGCCTATTCATGCACTGGTACTTAAATCCCTCCATGACAgtacctccttttttttttttttttttgctggaaaatTTAGCTTTTAGGTGTTGAGGATCTTGAGGATATCAGATTGTGGTGCTGGGGTCACTCAGTCCATTCCACGTGGGCTGGCACAGAACACACCATGTATTATTGCCTGGCATTCTGCAAGTACTGAATGCTCCCTTCAATCAGAGTGCAGTTCAATTTGTTCCACCTTGGACTTGCTCTCATCtgacctgctgctgcctttccttgTGTCTGTTTTCCCATGTCCCTGGAGTTTTATtgctcttctctgctgtgtGAATCCTTAACTGTGTTGGAACTCCATAGTCCTGGAAGGGAAGCAGCAGACCTgggtgctttttctttttgctctttgcCTTTCTATCTGCCTATCtgcactttctctttttttcctttttttttttttttaggaattttgaACCTTAGAAAGCTTTAGCAGTTTTGTTTCATGTGTTTCTGTGAATTGGGACTTTACACTGAATCAGTGACTACTGCTCAGCCAAAAAGTGCCTCCGAATTTACTTGAAGCCTCACAGCACTGTGGTAATTAACTGGCCTTTAGTGTAATATATTTCATCTCATGTCAATGTTATATGTTGTTTGGTTCATGGATTTTGTAGCtgttcatttaaaaagtaatttattttttgttatttttgtaaaatgctTCTGAAGTTTTCACCCCAAAGAtgcctttgaaaatatttctgtgttatttGTTATAACACAGAAGCTTGTGACATAAGCTTGGAAAACATAACccaattaattgttttaaaccAAAGTCAACTTACACACAAAGATCAGTTCACATTAGGGACTAGTTAGGTTTTTAAGATTGGgcttttttaggttttttccctCAAATTAGAAATTGTACAAACAAAACCTGGGTGTTCATTTCTCCCAGgttcctgcagggctgtcaGAATGACTTCCTGGCCaaatccttccctgctccttatCCCAACAGCAACTCTGAGagctcacagctgctgtgcagtcaggttttgttgctgtgttCCCTCTGTTTGCAGAGCACTGCAATCCCCTCTCCACTGTCAGGATTCTTGATTCATCTCTTGTAATGTTTCCTAAGCAGCTGTCAGTGTCTCGCTGGATGCCGTGTAAGGACACTGCTCTAAACAGTTCATTTCCTGCTTCTTCACTGGAAAAGCATTTACAGCAGCAcattcttgcctttttattGGT is a window of Vidua macroura isolate BioBank_ID:100142 chromosome 13, ASM2450914v1, whole genome shotgun sequence DNA encoding:
- the LOC128813777 gene encoding haloacid dehalogenase-like hydrolase domain-containing 5; the protein is MRRALPPLRALLGAARPPRLPAPRGMCGPLAGRSGHSALRGLPSFGFLFDIDGVLVRGRTPIPAARTAFQKLVNPQGQFLVPVVFVTNAGDCLRQKKADQLSHLLGVPISQDQVMMSHSPLRMFKRYHEKCVLVSGQGPLLDIAQDLGFCQPITIDTLREKRPLLDAVDHDRRPSVLSPSAVELPKIEAVVLFGEPVRWETSLQLIIDVLLTSGYPGNPYGQENYPHIPVLACNMDLMWVAEAQSPRFGHGTFMVCLENIYKKITGKDLKYEALVGKPSRLTYQYAEHLIRAQALQRSWEQPIQTLYAVGDNLMTDVYGANLYNRYLEESSGMGFGLQAKASAGRAPALLSQDHEPGLSWENELASAAAAHCRSVLVCTGVYSPHSEVPLPARDSVTENVFHGHRDFTFEPGLVEPDHIVPDVDAAVDLVFQLENFAPH